The sequence GCTGAAGCTGCTCGTGCGACGCCTCCGGCAGGTCCTGCCGGCTCATCCGCTCCAGCTTCTCCCGTACCTCCTGGGGTGCGTGGTCGAGGAGGTCTTCGTGGAAGGGGTCCAACAGGAGCAGGCCAGTCACCTCGTCGGGGAAGCGCTGCGCGTAGTGACGGGCGTAGGCCCCTCCCAGGGAGTGGCCGACCAGCACGTAGGGGGTGGGTATGCCGGCGGCACGCAGCAGGCCGCGGAGTTCGTCGGTGACCTCGGCGGCGCTGCGGGGCAGGTCGACCTCTTCGCTCCAGCCGGTGCCGGCGCGGTCGTAGAGCACGCTGGTGGTCAGTCCGGCCGCCCGGTTGTGGGTGTTCAGATAGTCCAGGCCGACCAGTCCGGCCCCCGGAAGGAACACCACAGCCGGGCCCCCGCTACCGGATCGGTGCAGCATCAGCCGCCGGCCCCCGACGTCGTACAGCTCCCCCAGCGGCGGTTGGGGGAGGGCGGATTCGGACCGGGGCGAGGGCGATGAGCGCGGCATGGGATGTTCCCCTTCTCTTTCCTTCAGCGGTTCTTCGCTCAGCGGTTCTTCGCTGTGCTGGTGTTCTCAAGTTTGAGAAAGGTATCGAAGGTGAGACCATGTGTCCATGGACACGGTTGATCTGCTCCTGCACCCGGTTCGGTTGCGCGTCGTACACGCCATGTACGACGGGCGGACGCGTACGACCACCGAGCTGTGTGCTCTGCTTCCCGACGTATCGAAGGCCACGGTCTACCGGCACGTCGGGCTCCTGGCCGACGGCGGTCTGCTGAGGGTGGAGGGCGAACAGCGCGTGCGTGGCTCCGTTGAACGCCGGTACCGGCTCCATCGCGCCCGAGCGGTGATCGATGCCGACGCGGCCGCGTCCATGTCACTGGAGGACTACCGCCGGGGCTTCGCGGTGGCCATGGCCACGTTGCTGGCCGAATTCAACGCCTACCTGGAGCGGGACGGCGCCGACCCGCCGGCCGACTTGGTGGGATTCCGCCAGCATGCGCTCTGGCTCAGTCGGGATGAGCTGGCTGAGATGATCGGTGAGATGCGGGAGGTGATCGTGTCGCGGATGGGGCATGATCCCTCACCGGAGCGCACGCGGCATCTGCTCAGCCCGATTCTGTTCCCCGCCGAGGGGCCGTCTCGGCGTTCACCTGGCAAGCAGGCAGAACCCGGCACCGAGCCCGCAGAACCCGGCACCGAGTCCGCGGGACCCGGCACCGAGTCCGCGGGACCCGGCACTGTGTCCTGAGGCTCGGCTCGCTGTTGTGCTCCGCTTTCTTCGAACGCTCTGCAGCGTCCAGAACGCTCCATTGCCCGCCCCGACGGAAGCCTGAGTAGGGTCATGGGCATGATCAAAGCAAAGGGGCGGTGGCCCAAGGTGGGTCTGGACAGTGGCGTCGAGGACGCGACGCTCCTCATCCTGGAGTGGCTAGGCGAGCAGGGGGTGGGGGCCATGATCAGGGTCGATGCGGAGCGTATGCAGGAAGGGCGGCCTGCATGGACGTTCGCTGCCGGCGGTGGACCGTTGCCTGGTGGCGGGATGCGGGCTGATGGGGCGTCGGTCGCAGAGTGCATGGGCAGGGCGCTGATACGGCTGCGAGAGGCCGGTCTGACCGTGCCGTTCTGACCGGACGCCCGGACCCGCCGTCGAGCGAGCGACCTCGGTCGCGCCCGGATCGTGCTCGTGCTCGACGCCGGGATGCCGTGCCTGCGCGTCGATCGTTATGGGGTGAACCCTGCTGCCGCGGCGGCCGCTGTCGCCGTTGCCGTCGCGGGGTCCCAGCCCGGGTGCGGCACGGCCGCCAGGAGGGCCCGGGTGTACGGGGCCGCCGGCGCGGCGAGTACCTGCTCGGTGGGTCCCTGTTCCACGGTCCGGCCGTGCCGCATCACCAGCGTCTCGTCGGTGACGTGCCGGACCACGGCCAGATCGTGGCTGACGAACACCAGCGCCACCCCCGTCTCCCGGCGGATCCCGGCCAGCAGGTGCAGGATCTGTGCCTGGATGGAGACGTCCAGCGCGGCGACGGCCTCGTCCAGGACGAGCACCTTGGGGCCGACGGCGAGCGCGCGGGCGATGGCGAGGCGCTGCCGTTGTCCGCCGGACAGTCCGTGCGGCCGGGCTCCGGCCTCCCGTGTCCCC is a genomic window of Streptomyces sp. Edi2 containing:
- a CDS encoding alpha/beta hydrolase, coding for MPRSSPSPRSESALPQPPLGELYDVGGRRLMLHRSGSGGPAVVFLPGAGLVGLDYLNTHNRAAGLTTSVLYDRAGTGWSEEVDLPRSAAEVTDELRGLLRAAGIPTPYVLVGHSLGGAYARHYAQRFPDEVTGLLLLDPFHEDLLDHAPQEVREKLERMSRQDLPEASHEQLQQARDRATPFFAKWPAPVRRPLIEHHLATWKTGLYESRNVYDDVAHEIRHAPGLPDVPLIVLTALGYDATQAQLWSEKTLSEVNSIKTTLHQHLAASVPRGEHRTLDESGHGWLHEEQPESVLQAITDLLRTAE
- a CDS encoding helix-turn-helix domain-containing protein yields the protein MDTVDLLLHPVRLRVVHAMYDGRTRTTTELCALLPDVSKATVYRHVGLLADGGLLRVEGEQRVRGSVERRYRLHRARAVIDADAAASMSLEDYRRGFAVAMATLLAEFNAYLERDGADPPADLVGFRQHALWLSRDELAEMIGEMREVIVSRMGHDPSPERTRHLLSPILFPAEGPSRRSPGKQAEPGTEPAEPGTESAGPGTESAGPGTVS